Proteins co-encoded in one Prunus persica cultivar Lovell chromosome G6, Prunus_persica_NCBIv2, whole genome shotgun sequence genomic window:
- the LOC109949915 gene encoding uncharacterized protein LOC109949915, translated as MIASTRDLLMLEDQLGVYVHHMRSSSDFSQLEGISSLAEKMVEKGMHEIFPFVYLLLTLALVLPVATASVERAFSAMNIIKNPLRNRMGDQWLNDSLIVYIERDVFACIDNEIIMQRFQNMKTRRGQL; from the exons ATGATCGCTTCAACGAG AGACTTATTGATGCTTGAAGATCAACTTGGTGTTTATGTTCATCATATGCGTTCGAGTAgtgatttttctcaattggAAGGGATAAGTAGTCTTGCGGAAAAAATGGTGGAGAAAGGAATGCATgaaatatttccttttgtgtATTTGCTTCTTACGTTGGCTTTGGTTTTACCGGTTGCAACTGCATCAGTGGAGAGGGCATTTTCCGCtatgaatattattaaaaatccaCTTCGCAACAGAATGGGAGATCAATGGTTGAATGATAGCTTGATTGTTTACATTGAGAGAGATGTTTTTGCTTGTATTGATAACGAAATTATAATGCAACGTTTTCAGAATATGAAAACTCGTCGTGGACAATTGTAA
- the LOC18774472 gene encoding PRA1 family protein A1, with the protein MDWGNVTAEDLIDALREVDWSSPPRPLSEFFSKFTVPRSSSKWNSRLKCNLYYYRTNYFLLIIFVLGLAFLRRPLAIVAALLTALSIAILNDSFAGTFSEKVSRTVRQFSPHLAAKMRPPLTPVIRGRPSAKRAIFICGRPRWVFVFLFSSVSFFLWFVSCGLLTVLWALAFGLLATLLHASFRTPNLKARLNTFREEFRAVWRNYSEL; encoded by the exons GAGGATCTGATCGACGCACTCCGCGAAGTGGATTGGTCTTCTCCGCCTCGCCCTCTCTCTGAATTCTTCTCCAAGTTCACCGTCCCCAGATCCTCCTCCAAATGGAACAGCCGCCTCAAATGCAATCTCTACTA CTACAGGACCAACTACTTCCTTTTGATCATTTTCGTTCTTG GCTTGGCTTTTCTTCGGAGGCCGCTTGCTATTGTAGCTGCTCTTCTTACGGCACTCAGCATTGCGATTCTTAATGACAG CTTTGCAGGTACTTTTAGTGAGAAAGTATCGAGAACTGTGAGACAATTCTCTCCACATTTGGCTGCAAAGATGAGACCTCCTCTTAC GCCTGTAATTCGTGGACGTCCATCAGCTAAAAGAGCAATATTCATATGTGGCCGGCCTCGCTGGGTGTTTGTCTTCTTATTCTCTTCTG TGAGTTTCTTTCTATGGTTTGTTTCCTGTGGTCTTTTAACTGTACTGTGGGCACTCGCCTTTGGACTGCTTG CCACTCTGTTGCATGCAAGCTTCAGAACACCTAACTTGAAAGCACGCCTGAACACTTTCCGTGAGGAATTTCGTGCAGTGTGGCGCAACTATAGTGAGCTGTAG